From the Bacillus tuaregi genome, one window contains:
- the trxA gene encoding thioredoxin, whose protein sequence is MAITHATDQTFANETGSGLVLVDFWAPWCGPCKMIAPVLEDLDSEIGEKVKIVKVDVDENQETAAKFGVMSIPTLLVLKDGEVVDKVVGFQPKEALSERLQQQF, encoded by the coding sequence ATGGCTATTACACATGCAACTGATCAAACGTTTGCAAATGAAACTGGTTCTGGTTTAGTTCTTGTCGATTTCTGGGCACCTTGGTGCGGACCTTGTAAGATGATTGCACCAGTTTTAGAGGATCTGGATTCTGAAATCGGCGAGAAAGTGAAAATCGTTAAAGTAGACGTGGATGAAAACCAAGAAACGGCTGCAAAATTCGGTGTTATGAGCATTCCAACTTTACTTGTCCTTAAAGATGGCGAAGTAGTTGATAAAGTGGTTGGCTTCCAGCCGAAAGAAGCACTTTCTGAGCGTTTACAGCAGCAATTTTAA